The Allofrancisella frigidaquae genome has a segment encoding these proteins:
- the galU gene encoding UTP--glucose-1-phosphate uridylyltransferase GalU has product MKIRKVVFPVAGWGTRFLPATKSCPKEMLTVVDKPLIQYAVEEAIEAGCKELIFVTSSNKKSLEDHFDRNFELEYSLEKKKKYELLEAVKNIIPRDVSFFFVRQPEALGLGHAILCAKPLVGIEDFAVILPDDLIYNHNCGTGALKQMIKTVEGTDLRGCIATQQISRDKTQSYGIIAKNDENIIEAIVEKPTPDKAPSTNAVVGRYLLPNKIFRCLEITSEGAGGEIQLTDAIAKLIDQEEKLLAYEFKGTRYDCGSKLGFLIANYEIALKHPELGEKFKNYLSNR; this is encoded by the coding sequence ATGAAAATTAGAAAAGTAGTTTTTCCCGTTGCTGGTTGGGGTACTAGGTTTTTACCAGCAACAAAGTCTTGTCCTAAAGAAATGCTAACAGTAGTTGATAAACCACTAATCCAGTATGCTGTAGAAGAGGCAATAGAAGCTGGTTGTAAAGAGTTAATATTTGTGACAAGTTCAAATAAAAAATCATTAGAAGATCATTTTGATAGAAACTTTGAACTTGAATATTCTTTGGAAAAAAAGAAAAAGTATGAGCTACTCGAAGCTGTAAAAAATATTATTCCTAGAGATGTTAGTTTTTTCTTTGTGCGCCAACCAGAAGCTTTAGGTTTGGGTCATGCGATATTGTGTGCGAAACCTTTAGTTGGGATAGAGGATTTTGCTGTAATTTTGCCTGATGACCTTATTTATAACCATAATTGTGGTACGGGCGCGCTTAAACAGATGATAAAAACTGTTGAGGGTACTGACCTTAGAGGTTGTATAGCCACTCAACAAATTTCAAGAGATAAAACACAATCTTATGGCATAATAGCTAAAAATGATGAGAATATCATAGAAGCAATTGTTGAAAAGCCAACACCTGATAAGGCTCCGTCAACAAATGCTGTAGTTGGTAGATATCTCTTGCCGAATAAGATTTTTAGATGTTTAGAAATAACTTCTGAAGGTGCTGGTGGAGAGATTCAGCTTACAGATGCTATAGCGAAACTAATTGATCAAGAAGAGAAATTATTAGCCTACGAATTTAAAGGAACTCGCTATGATTGCGGAAGTAAACTAGGTTTTTTAATAGCAAATTATGAGATTGCTTTGAAACATCCAGAGCTAGGAGAAAAGTTTAAAAACTACCTATCTAATAGATAA
- a CDS encoding cation diffusion facilitator family transporter, translating to MSNNRYQITKKVTLIGMFINALLAIVKVLVGVVGRSPALFADGIHSFSDLLSDAMVLFAAKYANKEEDHNHPYGHERIETLATLILSGLLIAIGFMIVYHSVVSLMTGEYNQPNSYTAFAAIFSIVGNEFIYQYTMAAANKINSDLLRANAWHSRSDMWSSVVVLVGLLGAFAGFVWMDALAAFVVCYMIVKMGIKWGYSAVAELIDEGVDEQTYKAIKEIIASIEDVRDFHYLRTRKMAGKIVLDVHILVDKYCTASEGHYIAEVVKSNIYHKVGGIKDITVHVDVLDHEIGVVKLENFEPSRAQIYSLILNFFATNGLSKSLILDKQISIYYFDEEIIVDLYVKWSNDLRKYIDQLKNLAYENYKIRVNLYCQL from the coding sequence ATGTCGAATAATAGATATCAGATTACCAAAAAGGTCACCCTTATTGGTATGTTTATAAATGCATTACTAGCAATTGTTAAAGTCTTGGTTGGCGTGGTGGGTCGTTCTCCAGCGTTATTTGCAGATGGTATACATTCTTTTTCTGACCTACTAAGTGACGCGATGGTTTTATTTGCAGCAAAATATGCAAATAAAGAAGAAGATCACAACCACCCATATGGTCACGAAAGAATAGAAACCTTAGCAACTTTGATTTTGTCAGGATTACTAATTGCAATTGGTTTTATGATAGTCTATCACTCAGTAGTTAGCTTAATGACTGGCGAATATAATCAACCTAACAGTTACACAGCTTTTGCTGCTATCTTTTCAATTGTGGGTAATGAGTTTATTTATCAATACACTATGGCAGCAGCAAATAAGATTAATTCCGATCTGCTTAGAGCTAATGCATGGCATAGTCGTTCAGATATGTGGTCATCAGTAGTGGTATTGGTTGGGCTACTTGGAGCATTTGCAGGTTTTGTATGGATGGATGCTTTAGCAGCTTTTGTAGTTTGTTATATGATTGTTAAAATGGGTATAAAATGGGGTTATTCAGCCGTTGCAGAACTTATAGATGAAGGTGTAGACGAGCAAACTTATAAAGCGATTAAAGAAATAATAGCTAGTATAGAAGATGTTAGAGATTTTCATTATCTTAGAACTAGAAAAATGGCTGGAAAAATAGTTTTAGATGTACATATTTTAGTTGATAAATATTGTACAGCATCTGAAGGTCACTATATAGCTGAAGTTGTCAAAAGTAATATTTATCATAAAGTAGGTGGCATTAAAGATATCACCGTTCATGTTGACGTTTTAGACCATGAAATTGGAGTAGTTAAGTTAGAAAATTTCGAGCCTTCACGTGCTCAAATATATAGTCTAATTTTAAACTTTTTTGCTACTAATGGGCTTAGCAAAAGCTTGATTTTAGATAAGCAAATATCTATCTACTATTTTGACGAGGAGATAATAGTAGACTTATATGTTAAATGGTCAAATGATCTTAGAAAATATATTGATCAGTTAAAGAATTTAGCTTATGAAAATTATAAGATAAGAGTAAACTTATACTGTCAGTTGTAA
- a CDS encoding pyridoxal phosphate-dependent aminotransferase, with protein sequence MATLNKKIQNVSASPTTAMAALAKQIKDQGHDVVSLAIGEPGFSTPDTIKEAGIEAINANITKYTNVDGLKELREAVVKRYKRQYGIDFSAEQVCITSGAKHSLHNIFNCILEEGDEAIFFAPYWVSYPDMIALTGAKPVVVKTKFEDNFEIDVDELEKYITSKTKAVIINSPNNPTGLIYTKKCIQDLANLLRKYPNIWIVGDDIYDQLYFTQRITLITEVAPELADRYVIASGVSKNFAMTGWRIGFTIAPKLLNDAMKKFQSQSTTCACSISQYAAIAAMNMPVEDLQYFVESYKQKEQFITKCLKEMPYIDVKNADGTFYLFPDIRDLIRHTKFSSDIELCNALLAEEYVAMMPGVAFGLEGFARISCANEMPELEKAMDRLKKFIIRHACT encoded by the coding sequence ATGGCTACTCTAAACAAAAAGATTCAGAACGTTTCAGCTTCTCCAACAACTGCTATGGCAGCATTAGCAAAGCAAATTAAAGACCAGGGTCATGACGTTGTTTCTTTAGCTATAGGCGAGCCCGGATTTAGCACCCCAGATACTATTAAAGAAGCTGGAATAGAGGCTATAAATGCGAATATTACTAAGTATACTAATGTTGATGGATTAAAAGAGTTAAGAGAAGCAGTAGTTAAGCGCTATAAAAGACAATACGGTATCGATTTTAGTGCTGAGCAGGTGTGTATAACATCGGGTGCTAAACATAGTTTGCATAACATTTTCAACTGTATTTTAGAAGAGGGAGATGAGGCAATATTTTTTGCTCCATATTGGGTTTCTTATCCAGATATGATTGCATTAACAGGTGCAAAGCCAGTAGTTGTAAAAACTAAGTTTGAGGATAATTTTGAAATAGATGTTGATGAATTAGAAAAATATATAACAAGCAAAACTAAGGCAGTTATTATTAATTCACCAAATAATCCTACAGGGTTAATTTATACAAAAAAATGTATACAGGATCTAGCTAACTTGTTAAGAAAATACCCGAATATTTGGATTGTTGGTGATGATATCTATGATCAACTATATTTTACTCAAAGAATAACTTTAATTACAGAGGTTGCACCAGAGTTGGCAGATAGATATGTGATTGCTAGTGGTGTTTCTAAAAACTTTGCTATGACAGGTTGGCGTATTGGCTTCACTATAGCTCCAAAATTGCTAAATGATGCTATGAAAAAGTTCCAATCGCAATCAACTACATGTGCTTGTTCTATATCTCAATATGCAGCTATAGCAGCAATGAACATGCCGGTAGAAGATTTACAATATTTTGTTGAATCATATAAGCAAAAGGAGCAATTTATAACTAAATGTTTAAAAGAGATGCCTTATATTGATGTAAAAAATGCAGATGGTACTTTTTATTTATTTCCTGATATTCGGGATTTAATTAGACATACTAAGTTTAGTAGTGATATTGAGCTATGTAATGCTTTATTGGCAGAGGAGTATGTTGCGATGATGCCAGGTGTAGCTTTTGGTTTGGAAGGTTTTGCTAGAATCAGTTGTGCTAACGAAATGCCAGAACTAGAGAAAGCTATGGATAGGCTTAAGAAATTTATTATTAGACACGCATGTACCTAG
- a CDS encoding GNAT family N-acetyltransferase: MQILVLDESYCNQVINLIRKTDNYINWSDKQIFESFNNNGLVFGVLQGDYLRAVAIFNYILDVAELLYICVDKNNQSAGLGYELLGTGIQELKLKGIKELFLEVDVKNFKAIKLYEKIGFKCISRRKNYYVYKDGNISDALIYQL; this comes from the coding sequence ATGCAGATTTTAGTCCTAGATGAAAGCTATTGTAATCAAGTTATTAACTTAATTCGTAAAACTGATAATTATATAAACTGGTCAGATAAACAAATATTTGAAAGTTTTAATAATAATGGTCTAGTTTTTGGGGTTTTGCAAGGTGATTATCTAAGGGCTGTAGCTATATTTAACTATATCCTTGATGTAGCAGAACTTTTGTATATTTGTGTAGATAAAAATAATCAATCAGCAGGTTTAGGGTACGAACTCCTAGGAACTGGTATTCAAGAGCTAAAGCTAAAAGGGATAAAAGAACTTTTCTTAGAAGTTGACGTAAAGAATTTTAAAGCTATAAAGCTATATGAAAAAATAGGTTTTAAGTGTATTTCTAGGCGTAAAAATTATTATGTTTATAAAGATGGAAATATTAGTGACGCTTTGATATATCAACTATGA
- a CDS encoding chloroquine resistance protein, giving the protein MDFEKELKEVFDIDIWNLKDKYSSNSQKSKQELSTVATIVTKKSFFVDAKLDNKPIYSNNLDSDRVINIYISEELSINFLKNVIESLFFKTKVNMYKVSKSLGQQAAINIYQKDFISDEFELLSVESKKYILQKLYQYADFSPR; this is encoded by the coding sequence ATGGATTTTGAAAAGGAGCTAAAAGAAGTCTTTGATATAGATATATGGAATTTAAAGGATAAATACAGCTCTAATAGTCAAAAGTCGAAACAAGAATTATCTACTGTAGCTACTATAGTAACAAAAAAAAGCTTTTTTGTAGATGCCAAACTAGATAACAAGCCTATATATTCTAATAATCTCGATAGTGACAGGGTGATAAATATCTATATTTCAGAAGAATTGAGTATTAACTTTTTAAAAAATGTGATTGAAAGTCTATTTTTTAAAACAAAGGTTAATATGTATAAGGTATCTAAAAGTTTAGGTCAACAAGCAGCAATTAATATTTATCAAAAAGACTTTATTTCAGATGAGTTTGAACTATTAAGTGTAGAGAGCAAAAAATATATTCTACAGAAACTATATCAGTATGCAGATTTTAGTCCTAGATGA
- the rluB gene encoding 23S rRNA pseudouridine(2605) synthase RluB, translated as MTKTNNFNDNNQERLQKILAKHGIGSRRKIEEFIEQGRVRVNGKVAKLGDKASSTDKISFDGKALHLYGQPMTRPRVIIYHKREGEVCTTKDEKDRKTVFDSLPKLAGSRWIMIGRLDINTTGLLLFTTDGDLANRLMHPSYEIEREYAVRVFGQQLSDDVLSKLKEGIQLEDGLAKFNSVRFSGGEGANLWYYVTLSEGRNREVRRMFEAVGVTVSRLTRVRFGDVVLPKYVSRGKTLELSPTEVNNLRKSVKLEPYSYPKKLVERLER; from the coding sequence ATGACTAAAACTAATAATTTTAATGATAATAATCAAGAAAGACTTCAAAAAATACTTGCTAAACATGGTATAGGTTCTAGAAGGAAAATAGAGGAATTTATAGAGCAAGGCAGGGTTAGAGTAAATGGTAAAGTTGCTAAACTAGGTGATAAAGCATCAAGTACAGACAAAATAAGTTTTGATGGTAAAGCGTTGCATTTATATGGTCAACCAATGACAAGACCTAGAGTGATAATTTACCATAAACGTGAAGGGGAAGTTTGTACAACTAAAGATGAAAAAGATAGAAAGACAGTTTTTGATTCATTGCCTAAGTTAGCTGGATCTCGTTGGATAATGATAGGAAGATTGGATATAAATACTACAGGTCTACTGTTATTTACGACAGATGGAGATTTGGCAAACCGTTTAATGCATCCTTCTTATGAAATAGAGCGAGAATACGCCGTAAGAGTATTTGGACAGCAATTATCAGATGATGTATTAAGTAAGCTTAAAGAAGGTATACAACTAGAAGATGGCTTAGCTAAATTTAATAGTGTTAGATTTTCTGGGGGAGAGGGGGCTAACTTATGGTATTACGTGACTTTATCTGAAGGGCGAAACAGAGAGGTCAGACGTATGTTTGAAGCTGTCGGTGTTACAGTAAGTAGATTAACACGAGTTAGATTTGGTGATGTAGTATTGCCGAAATATGTGTCTCGTGGAAAAACATTAGAACTTTCACCTACAGAAGTAAACAACCTACGTAAATCCGTCAAACTTGAACCGTATAGCTATCCAAAAAAACTAGTTGAAAGATTAGAGAGATAA
- a CDS encoding CDC27 family protein, with protein MQANLKKAVLVSLLGILGACSTQLQPNNSSSQQNTVQDNFKKEPQIVEGNVAKYTISTKTTEQKADYKKAISLNAELVIIYSHDGYLDRAKDKLVKAQQLAKQHGYRLAIVDYAAGYYYQTIGSKSIAEKYYKDAISNEPKNFEAMNFYAQFLCQMKDNFSQAEKLFEKSLYMSDNNDMAQTFFLYSECLYKQDKKKDALSFMKKADKFKSNYLGAKLRLAEMYFEQGQYKECYKVIYEMRSNEEFFNNKRVLELRLKLAEYANNKNEAATVRLIFSSKDFNDDDMDQFFSASDGGIE; from the coding sequence GTGCAAGCTAATTTAAAGAAAGCTGTATTGGTAAGTCTACTAGGCATTTTGGGAGCATGTTCTACACAGTTGCAACCTAATAACTCTAGTTCTCAGCAAAATACTGTTCAGGATAACTTCAAAAAAGAGCCTCAGATAGTAGAAGGTAACGTTGCAAAATATACTATATCTACTAAAACGACAGAGCAAAAAGCTGATTATAAAAAAGCTATTAGTTTAAACGCTGAATTAGTTATCATCTACTCACACGACGGGTATTTAGATAGAGCTAAAGATAAGTTGGTTAAAGCTCAACAGTTAGCAAAGCAGCATGGTTATAGATTAGCGATAGTAGATTACGCAGCAGGTTACTATTATCAAACAATAGGTTCTAAGTCTATAGCTGAAAAATATTATAAAGATGCTATCAGTAATGAACCTAAAAATTTTGAAGCAATGAATTTCTATGCCCAATTTTTATGTCAAATGAAGGATAATTTTTCACAAGCAGAAAAGTTATTTGAGAAATCATTATACATGTCGGACAATAATGATATGGCACAGACGTTTTTCCTTTATTCTGAATGCTTGTATAAACAGGATAAGAAAAAAGATGCTCTAAGTTTTATGAAAAAAGCTGACAAATTTAAATCAAACTATTTAGGTGCTAAATTACGTTTGGCAGAGATGTACTTTGAGCAGGGACAATATAAAGAATGTTACAAAGTAATATACGAAATGAGAAGTAATGAAGAATTTTTTAATAATAAACGTGTATTAGAGCTGAGGTTAAAGTTAGCAGAATATGCAAATAATAAAAATGAAGCTGCTACAGTGAGGTTAATATTTTCATCGAAAGATTTCAATGATGATGATATGGATCAATTTTTCTCAGCTTCTGATGGTGGTATAGAATAA
- the rlmN gene encoding 23S rRNA (adenine(2503)-C(2))-methyltransferase RlmN — MQQDTKVNLLGLNQKAIEDFFISIGEKKFHARQVFKWMHKKGVIDFDAMTDLGKGLRNKLKNLSYVTVPKVVFSKASKDGTHKWLIDVGGSAIETVFIPEEGRGTLCVSSQVGCTLNCSFCSTGKQGFNRNLTVAEIIAQLWIAARTLSKNNGEHDFTVTNIVMMGMGEPLMNFENVVPAMDIMMDDLAYGLSKRKVTLSTSGVVPRIYDLLEQSGVSLAVSLHASNNNLRNEIVPINKKYDIDELLQACKLYAEKGPHKQITFEYTLMNEINDNLDDAQELVELLKSREVPAKINLIPFNPYPGTIYKKPSNNRIHKFKEFLQQNGFVTTIRKTRGDDIDAACGQLAGDVIDKTRRKERYLKKLGDNNSAS; from the coding sequence ATGCAACAAGATACTAAAGTTAATTTGCTGGGTTTAAATCAAAAGGCTATTGAGGATTTTTTTATATCAATAGGAGAAAAAAAATTTCATGCTAGACAAGTTTTTAAATGGATGCATAAAAAAGGAGTCATAGATTTTGATGCTATGACAGATTTAGGTAAAGGCTTACGAAATAAGCTAAAAAACTTATCATATGTGACAGTACCTAAAGTAGTTTTTAGTAAAGCTTCTAAGGATGGTACACATAAGTGGTTGATAGATGTTGGCGGTAGTGCAATCGAAACTGTATTTATACCAGAAGAAGGTAGAGGGACTCTTTGTGTATCTTCTCAGGTTGGTTGTACTTTAAATTGTAGTTTTTGTTCTACTGGTAAGCAAGGCTTTAACAGAAATTTGACAGTAGCGGAAATAATAGCTCAACTTTGGATAGCCGCTAGAACTTTATCTAAAAACAATGGTGAACATGATTTTACAGTTACAAACATTGTAATGATGGGCATGGGTGAGCCATTGATGAATTTTGAAAATGTCGTACCAGCTATGGATATTATGATGGACGACTTAGCTTATGGTTTATCGAAACGAAAAGTTACTCTTAGTACCTCAGGGGTTGTTCCTAGGATATATGATTTACTAGAGCAATCAGGGGTGTCATTGGCAGTTTCTTTACATGCTTCAAATAATAATTTACGTAATGAAATTGTACCTATAAATAAAAAATATGATATTGATGAATTATTGCAAGCTTGTAAATTATATGCAGAAAAGGGTCCTCATAAGCAAATAACTTTTGAATATACCTTAATGAATGAAATCAATGATAATTTAGATGATGCCCAAGAGCTAGTGGAACTATTAAAATCTCGAGAAGTTCCTGCTAAAATAAATTTAATTCCATTTAATCCATATCCAGGAACTATTTATAAAAAGCCTAGTAATAATAGAATTCATAAGTTTAAAGAATTTTTACAGCAAAATGGTTTTGTAACTACAATCCGTAAAACACGAGGTGATGATATAGATGCTGCATGTGGCCAACTTGCTGGTGATGTTATAGATAAAACTAGAAGAAAAGAGCGATATTTAAAAAAACTAGGAGATAATAACAGTGCAAGCTAA
- the dnaB gene encoding replicative DNA helicase, with product MTNQFKPAETTYSLEAERAILGNILLYNRNIELVEDLLLIEDFFDRRHKIIYSQLNTLNQSNIPFDVLIVSEYLATAGLLDEAGGEGYIIDLATNTPSISNIKTYANIVKDKAKLRSLQNSVNDIIQKIYSAESKNPDEVIDYAESRILDVAKERDILTKGPESIKDVIPKLVDRMSAIVDSGTGLTGASTGFIDLDKMTSGLQRANLGIIAARPSMGKTVLGINIAQNIAKAAQKPVLVFSLEMPAEDIVTRMLASQARVEMNLLKECNRLNDAHWVKITTAMKNLSEMPLYIDDTSTLTPAEMRSRARRLYNEHGGLSMILIDYLQLMKIPGYETNRTLEVSEISRSLKALAKELDIPVVALSQLNRGVDDRKDKRPMMSDLRESGAIEQDADLIMFIYRDEVYNKDKEDNKNIGEIIIGKQRNGPIGTVHVRFDGQYASFTNLTNENDYIVPGDMGYNG from the coding sequence ATGACTAACCAATTTAAGCCTGCAGAAACAACTTATTCTTTAGAAGCTGAAAGAGCTATACTAGGAAATATTTTATTATATAACCGAAATATTGAACTAGTAGAAGATTTACTTTTAATAGAAGATTTTTTTGATAGAAGACATAAAATTATCTATAGTCAGTTAAACACTCTTAATCAATCAAACATACCTTTTGATGTGTTGATAGTAAGTGAATACTTAGCAACAGCAGGATTACTTGATGAAGCAGGCGGTGAAGGCTATATTATTGATTTAGCAACAAATACACCTTCTATTTCTAATATCAAAACTTATGCTAATATCGTTAAAGATAAAGCTAAATTGAGAAGTTTACAAAATAGTGTTAATGATATTATTCAAAAAATATATTCTGCAGAGTCAAAAAATCCTGACGAAGTGATTGATTACGCTGAAAGTAGAATTTTAGATGTTGCAAAAGAAAGAGACATCTTAACAAAAGGCCCTGAATCTATAAAAGATGTGATTCCAAAGCTTGTTGATAGAATGAGTGCAATAGTTGATTCTGGCACGGGTTTAACAGGAGCTTCTACAGGGTTTATAGATTTAGATAAAATGACTTCAGGGTTGCAACGAGCTAATTTAGGAATTATAGCTGCTCGACCATCTATGGGTAAAACAGTTTTAGGCATAAATATAGCTCAAAATATTGCTAAAGCTGCCCAAAAGCCAGTTTTAGTATTTAGTTTAGAAATGCCAGCGGAAGATATAGTCACAAGAATGTTAGCTAGCCAAGCTCGTGTTGAGATGAATTTGCTTAAAGAATGTAATAGGTTAAATGATGCTCATTGGGTTAAGATTACTACAGCTATGAAAAATCTAAGTGAAATGCCTTTGTATATAGACGACACTTCAACATTGACTCCAGCAGAAATGCGTTCACGAGCTCGTAGATTGTATAATGAGCATGGTGGTCTGTCTATGATTTTAATAGATTACTTACAGTTAATGAAAATTCCAGGTTATGAAACAAATAGGACTTTAGAAGTATCTGAGATTTCTCGTTCTTTGAAAGCTTTAGCTAAAGAATTAGATATTCCTGTAGTAGCATTATCACAATTAAATAGGGGGGTGGACGATCGTAAAGATAAACGCCCAATGATGTCTGATTTAAGAGAGTCTGGAGCTATTGAACAAGACGCTGATTTAATAATGTTTATTTACCGCGATGAAGTTTATAATAAAGATAAAGAAGATAATAAAAATATTGGTGAAATAATAATAGGTAAACAGCGTAATGGTCCTATAGGGACTGTACATGTGCGTTTTGATGGGCAATATGCTAGCTTTACAAATTTAACTAATGAGAACGACTATATTGTGCCTGGTGATATGGGATATAACGGCTAA
- the rplI gene encoding 50S ribosomal protein L9, with the protein MQVILKEKVENLGVLGDIVNVKPGYARNFLIPFGKAVQATKANIETFEAQKAELEKAEKARYEAAVATAEAIKDKKFTIAAKAGDGGKLFGSVGTAEVAKAVSQATGKEIEKSQVRMPEGVIRSIGEFDLTIHVYTDVDADIKVNVVASES; encoded by the coding sequence ATGCAAGTTATTTTAAAAGAAAAAGTGGAAAACCTAGGTGTATTAGGTGATATCGTAAATGTAAAGCCAGGTTATGCAAGAAACTTTCTTATCCCTTTTGGGAAAGCTGTACAAGCAACTAAAGCTAATATAGAAACGTTTGAGGCTCAAAAGGCTGAACTTGAGAAAGCAGAAAAAGCTAGATATGAAGCAGCCGTAGCTACTGCTGAAGCTATAAAGGATAAAAAATTCACTATAGCAGCTAAAGCAGGTGACGGTGGTAAATTATTTGGTTCAGTTGGTACTGCTGAAGTTGCAAAAGCGGTGTCTCAAGCAACTGGTAAAGAGATTGAAAAAAGCCAAGTTCGCATGCCTGAAGGCGTTATTAGAAGTATTGGAGAGTTCGATCTTACAATTCATGTGTATACAGATGTTGATGCTGATATAAAAGTAAATGTTGTAGCTTCTGAAAGTTAG
- the rpsR gene encoding 30S ribosomal protein S18 → MSRRKVCRFKVDGVKEIDYKDVNKLKAYITETGKIVPSRVTGTSAKYQRQLSTAIKRARFLALLPYCDRHFN, encoded by the coding sequence ATGAGTCGTCGTAAAGTTTGCCGTTTCAAAGTAGATGGCGTTAAAGAAATTGATTATAAAGATGTAAATAAGCTAAAAGCTTATATAACAGAAACTGGGAAAATAGTCCCAAGTCGTGTGACTGGTACATCAGCTAAGTATCAAAGACAATTATCTACAGCTATAAAGAGAGCTAGATTTTTAGCTTTGCTACCATACTGTGATCGTCATTTTAACTAG
- the rpsF gene encoding 30S ribosomal protein S6, which produces MKHYEIVLMIHPDQSDQLQTMLDKYRSIIEEKGGKIHRFEDWGRRQLAYPIEKLHKAHYILFNIECGTESLDKLQENLRYNDAILRRLVISKKEAVTESSVMMQTSEKEVI; this is translated from the coding sequence ATGAAACATTATGAAATCGTGTTAATGATACACCCTGATCAATCTGATCAGTTACAAACTATGCTTGATAAATACCGTAGTATCATCGAAGAAAAAGGCGGTAAAATTCATAGGTTTGAAGACTGGGGACGTCGTCAATTAGCTTACCCTATAGAGAAACTTCATAAAGCACATTACATACTATTTAATATAGAGTGTGGGACTGAATCTCTAGATAAGCTTCAAGAAAATTTAAGATACAACGATGCTATATTACGCCGCCTAGTTATATCAAAAAAAGAAGCTGTTACAGAGTCATCAGTTATGATGCAAACTAGTGAAAAAGAAGTAATTTAA
- the hemF gene encoding oxygen-dependent coproporphyrinogen oxidase → MQDKIKKFENFLIQLQNNITSALESCETNNQRFISDKWQKPDTPEQKLKGYGDSMIIEGGEILEKGVVAFSKVHGEALPPSATEKRKDLAGKSFIATGVSLVIHPRNPFVPTSHANFRLFVAGADTDNPIWWFGGGFDLTPYYPFEEDAIYWHQTAKDVCDKHNKNYYPEFKKWCDEYFYLKHRDECRGVGGLFFDDLNEESFEKCYDFVTECANAYIKAYIPIVEKRKNISYSQQHKDFQLYRRGRYVEFNLVLDRGTIFGLQSGGRTESILSSLPPMASWKYNWHPEEDSEEAKIYEYIKPKDWLK, encoded by the coding sequence ATGCAAGATAAAATCAAGAAATTTGAAAACTTTCTAATACAACTTCAAAACAACATTACTAGTGCTTTAGAAAGCTGTGAGACTAATAATCAAAGATTCATTAGCGATAAATGGCAAAAACCAGATACTCCTGAACAAAAACTTAAAGGTTATGGCGACTCTATGATTATCGAAGGTGGTGAGATTCTTGAAAAAGGAGTTGTTGCTTTTTCAAAAGTACATGGTGAAGCCCTGCCACCATCTGCCACAGAGAAACGTAAAGATTTAGCAGGTAAGTCTTTTATTGCTACAGGAGTATCTTTAGTAATCCATCCACGCAATCCTTTTGTGCCAACCTCTCACGCTAACTTTAGACTATTTGTTGCTGGAGCTGATACAGATAATCCAATTTGGTGGTTTGGTGGTGGATTTGACCTTACACCATATTATCCATTTGAAGAAGATGCTATCTACTGGCATCAAACTGCTAAAGATGTTTGCGACAAACACAATAAAAACTATTATCCCGAATTTAAAAAATGGTGTGACGAATACTTTTACCTAAAGCACCGTGATGAGTGCCGCGGTGTGGGTGGTTTATTCTTTGATGACTTAAATGAAGAATCTTTTGAAAAATGTTATGATTTTGTTACTGAATGTGCAAATGCTTATATAAAAGCATATATCCCTATTGTGGAAAAAAGGAAAAATATATCGTATTCTCAACAACACAAAGATTTTCAACTCTATCGCCGTGGTAGATACGTAGAATTTAACCTAGTTTTGGATAGAGGAACTATTTTTGGTTTACAAAGTGGTGGTAGAACAGAATCTATACTATCATCTCTGCCTCCAATGGCATCCTGGAAATACAATTGGCATCCAGAAGAAGACTCTGAAGAGGCTAAAATTTACGAGTATATTAAACCTAAAGATTGGCTTAAATAG